A stretch of Pelecanus crispus isolate bPelCri1 chromosome 3, bPelCri1.pri, whole genome shotgun sequence DNA encodes these proteins:
- the DLK2 gene encoding protein delta homolog 2, with product MLRSFCLQLMSLVWILLAHHQLAQGDDCSERCNLAHGCCDQDGKCRCDPGWEGEYCEECVRMPGCLHGTCHQPWQCICHTGWAGKFCDKDIHICEHQSPCQNGAQCIYDRDGEYSCLCPEGFHGKDCEMKTGPCEKAGSPCKNGGQCQDENGFASNFTCRCLAGFVGTLCENDVDDCLMRPCANGATCHDGINRFSCQCQVGFEGRFCTININDCASQPCKNGAKCYDRINDYDCLCPDRFTGKTCEISVPEPTWAPPYHPANHENGGGVKSTTSEMPGVTQPEPVRTAVTGRRVANHSEKEPGGGLLKISVKEVVTQRDSGLSEAQLVTVLVFGVLTAVLVLITVLLMLRNWQRGRQRSNWCQSPSQAAGKLQDQECQVGMLNTVLIEPRKTTEL from the exons ATGCTCAGGAGCTTCTGTCTCCAGCTCATGTCCTTGGTTTGGATCCTCTTGGCCCATCACCAGCTTGCCCAAG GTGATGACTGCAGCGAGCGCTGTAATCTTGCCCACGGCTGCTGTGACCAGGATGGGAAGTGCAG GTGCGATCCAGGCTGGGAGGGCGAGTACTGCGAGGAGTGCGTGCGTATGCCAGGCTGTCTCCACGGGACGTGCCACCAGCCTTGGCAGTGCATCTGTCACACCGGCTGGGCCGGCAAGTTCTGTGACAAAG aCATACACATCTGCGAACACCAGTCCCCATGCCAGAATGGGGCTCAGTGCATCTATGATCGAGATGGGGAATATTCCTGCCTGTGTCCAGAAGGCTTCCATGGGAAGGACTGTGAGATGAAGACGGGGCCATGTGAGAAGGCAGG GTCTCCGTGCAAGAATGGGGGTCAGTGTCAAGACGAAAATGGCTTTGCCAGCAACTTCACCTGCCGGTGCCTCGCTGGCTTTGTGGGGACTCTCTGTGAGAACGACGTGGACGACTGCCTGATGCGTCCCTGTGCCAATGGTGCCACCTGTCACGACGGGATCAACCGCTTCTCCTGCCAGTGCCAGGTGGGCTTCGAAGGGCGTTTCTGCACCATCAACATCAATGACTGCGCCAGCCAGCCATGCAAAAACGGGGCAAAGTGCTACGACCGCATCAATGACTATGACTGCCTGTGTCCCGACCGTTTCACTGGCAAAACCTGTGAGATCTCCGTCCCTGAGCCCACCTGGGCTCCCCCGTATCACCCTGCGAACCATGAGAACGGCGGGGGTGTGAAAAGCACCACCAGCGAGATGCCAGGGGTGACGCAGCCGGAGCCTGTCAGGACCGCGGTCACAGGGCGGCGCGTGGCCAACCACAGCGAGAAGGAGCCGGGGGGAGGGTTGTTGAAAATCTCTGTGAAGGAGGTGGTGACCCAAAGGGACTCGGGGCTGAGCGAAGCCCAGCTAGTGACAGTGCTGGTGTTCGGGGTACTGACAGCAGTGCTGGTCCTCATCACCGTCCTGCTAATGCTGAGGAACTGGCAGAGGGGCCGTCAGAGGTCGAACTGGTGCCAAAGCCCTTCTCAGGCTGCAGGGAAGCTCCAGGACCAGGAGTGTCAGGTGGGCATGCTCAACACCGTCCTGATCGAGCCCAGGAAGACAACGGAGCTGTGA